One genomic segment of Ipomoea triloba cultivar NCNSP0323 chromosome 9, ASM357664v1 includes these proteins:
- the LOC116029862 gene encoding uncharacterized protein LOC116029862, with protein sequence MERYKGDSSNSSRSSTRMRQCYVYREWISIQQCECGQEMGLKTSWTNENPGRRYWECSRCKADSRGFVRWYDPPMCPRSKRIIPELLKTLNKTEEENGAMRVLVIGKNVPMLP encoded by the exons ATGGAAAGGTACAAAGGAGACAGCTCTAATTCTTCGAGGTCTTCGACTAGAATGAGGCAGTGCTACGTTTATCGGGAATGGATTTCAATTCAACAATGCGAATGCGGACAAGAAATGGGTTTGAAGACATCATGGACAAATGAGAATCCAGGGCGGAGATATTGGGAATGTTCAAGATGTAAg GCTGATTCACGTGGGTTTGTGAGGTGGTATGATCCCCCGATGTGCCCTAGGTCAAAGAGGATAATACCCGAGTTATTGAAGACACTTAACAAAACTGAAGAAGAAAAT GGAGCAATGAGAGTACTGGTAATTGGCAAGAATGTGCCTATGCTCCCATAA